The following coding sequences lie in one Apium graveolens cultivar Ventura chromosome 1, ASM990537v1, whole genome shotgun sequence genomic window:
- the LOC141723638 gene encoding F-box/kelch-repeat protein At3g17530-like, with the protein MAIKIEMCSCYLPDDIIFQILILLPVKSLVRFKLVCKTWRSIISHRQFIETHKNQTSSREKTVLVVVRDIREFIENLYLINTPTSTEIHEVRLPLQFGGEIRFVGHCNGLVCLSNERGNVLYLWNPSTNQYKVLPRPKIRKKTRRFTTTLGFGFDSSCDDYKVLSFGLSRVLRDGQRRRVPKAEMYSANADSWVELEVRKTFTKFCYLYSSIFNIKIGEVLYLESYSDIMWFDMCNEATGVYEFPKSMQAYRKSKIFDFGGSVAAIFESAGDGDEPVCSLWALLDDGCGEVSWTKKFNLAPDLDFYKNRVFCFLGGEYFVTLNDAHECIFSNCSRNEEIKVRLVPEGVERQFERQRPLVVKYTESLVSVEGFEQLKR; encoded by the coding sequence ATGGCAATCAAAATTGAGATGTGCAGTTGTTATTTACCCGATGATATAATCTTCCAAATACTAATACTTTTGCCAGTAAAATCACTTGTTCGATTCAAATTAGTTTGCAAAACTTGGCGTTCCATTATATCACACCGTCAATTTATCGAAACTCACAAAAATCAAACCTCCTCCCGGGAGAAAACCGTGTTGGTAGTCGTACGTGATATTAGAGAATTTATCGAAAATCTTTATTTGATTAATACTCCAACTAGTACGGAAATTCATGAGGTCCGCCTACCACTGCAATTTGGTGGTGAGATTCGTTTTGTTGGTCATTGTAATGGTCTTGTTTGTCTTTCGAATGAACGTGGTAATGTTTTATATTTATGGAATCCGTCGACTAATCAGTATAAAGTACTTCCTCGTCCTAAGATACGTAAGAAAACAAGACGTTTTACAACAACGTTAGGGTTTGGTTTTGATTCTAGTTGTGATGACTACAAGGTTCTTAGTTTTGGTTTGTCACGTGTTTTGCGAGATGGTCAGCGTAGACGTGTTCCGAAAGCAGAGATGTACTCGGCTAATGCTGATTCTTGGGTTGAGCTTGAGGTTCGTAAAACGTTCACCAAATTTTGTTACTTGTATTCAtcaatttttaatattaaaattggGGAGGTATTATATTTGGAATCATATTCTGACATAATGTGGTTTGATATGTGTAATGAGGCTACTGGAGTATACGAATTTCCAAAATCTATGCAAGCTTATAGAAAGTCAAAAATATTTGATTTCGGAGGTTCTGTTGCTGCAATCTTTGAATCCGCTGGTGATGGTGATGAACCAGTTTGTAGTCTATGGGCGTTGTTGGATGATGGTTGTGGCGAGGTGTCTTGGACCAAGAAATTCAATCTTGCACCTGATCTTGATTTTTATAAAAATCGTGTTTTTTGTTTCTTAGGTGGTGAATACTTTGTTACACTAAATGATGCTCATGAATGCATATTTTCTAATTGCTCAAGAAATGAAGAGATTAAAGTACGCCTAGTTCCTGAAGGAGTTGAAAGACAATTCGAGAGACAAAGGCCGTTGGTCGTCAAGTACACAGAGAGTCTTGTTTCAGTAGAAGGATTTGAACAACTAAAGCGGTAA